The following proteins come from a genomic window of Triticum aestivum cultivar Chinese Spring chromosome 6A, IWGSC CS RefSeq v2.1, whole genome shotgun sequence:
- the LOC123127922 gene encoding tripeptidyl-peptidase 2 isoform X3 — MPSRPAPLVHRLRLLRSAVVCSSSALLPCSRPRLAIPFAQPPLRGPAFAAASSPLLRSVGARFSLFSSMAAAASSASSIHDFTVKDASGKDVDLSTYKGKVLLIVNVASQCGLTNSNYTELAQLYEKYKDQGFEILAFPCNQFGGQEPGTNEEIVQFACTRFKAEYPIFDKVDVNGDNVAPVYKFLKSSKGSLFGDNIKWNFSKFLVDKEGRVVDRYAPTTSPLSIELIGCDFTCLLYDSDYCGRQHLPDSGVDPAAAGLQKTSDGKPKILDVIDCCQFLLNDVFANEYALKCSTGSGDVDTSKVVKADADGAIVGASGARLSVNPSWKNPSQEWRVGCKLVYELFTDTLISRLKKERKRKWDEENQEAISRALNQLNEFEKKHSKPDDAKLKKAQEDLQNRLDCLRKQADGYDDRGPVIDVVVWHDGDVWRVAVDTQGLEDKKDSGKLADFVPLTNYRIERKFGIFSKLDACSFVANVYDDGNLVSIVTDCSPHATHVAGIAAAFHPEEPLLNGIAPGAQLISCRIGDTRLGSMETGTGLVRALIAAVEHKCDLINMSYGEPALLPDYGRFIDIVNEVVDKHRIIFISSAGNNGPALNTVGAPGGTSSSIIGIGAYVSPAMAAGAHCVVQPPSEGMEYTWSSRGPTADGDLGVSISAPGGAVAPVPTWTLQSRMLMNGTSMSSPSACGGVALLVSAMKAEGIPVSPYTVRKAIENTASSISDAPEEKLTTGHGLLQVDRAYEYARQAKKLPLVSYRISISQVGKSIPKLRGIYLRGSNSCQQTSEWTVQLNPKFHDDASNLEQLVPFEECLQLHSTDSSVINIPEYILLTNNGRSFNIVVNPVNISSGLHYYEVYGMDCRAPWRGPIFRVPITIIKPIALSGEPPILLLSKLYFKSGHIERRFINVPIGASWAEVTMRTSAFDTPRRFFLDTVQMCPLKRPIKWESVVTFSSPSIKNFSFPVEGGLTLELSIAQFWSSGNASHEPTCVDFEIVFHGIFIDQKVIALDGSESPMRIVARSLLASERLVPVATLNKIKIPYRPVDSNFCPLPTSRDRLPSGKQIIALTLTYKFKLEDGAEVKPHLPLLNNRIYDNKFESQFYRISDSNKCVYSSGDVYPSYVKLPKGEYTLQLYIRHENVQILEKLKQLVLFIERKLEKKDCIQLSFYSEPDGPITGNAAFKSSVLVPGEPEAFYVGPPSREKLPKGAPPGSVLVGSITYGIVSSFNKKDEQHAPASYSILCIIPPSKVDDTKEKGVSVETEKSISERLNDEVRDTKIKFLSGLKQDNEDNKSAWTELVASLKSEYPKYTPLLAKILECVHQESTSDDKISHHKEVIVAADEVVDSIDKEQLAKLLVLKPDPEDEESQKTKKKMEETRDQLADALYQKGLALAEIESLKPDESTEASAKDVFEENYKELIKWVDAKSTKYGTLTVLRERRCGRCGTALKVLNDMIQEDSEQPKKKLYDLKIQLIEEIGWAHVSAYEKQWMHVRFPPSLPPF; from the exons CTCGCTGTTCAGCAgcatggccgccgccgcctcctctgcctcctccatccACGACTTCACCGTCAAG GATGCAAGTGGAAAAGATGTCGACCTGAGCACCTACAAGGGGAAGGTTCTCCTCATTGTCAATGTTGCATCCCAGTG TGGCTTGACCAATTCCAACTACACGGAACTCGCTCAGTTGTATGAGAAGTACAAGGACCAGG GTTTTGAGATCCTTGCTTTCCCATGCAACCAGTTTGGTGGGCAGGAGCCTGGCACTAACGAGGAAATTGTTCAGTTTGCTTGCACTCGCTTCAAGGCCGAGTATCCAATTTTTGACAAG GTTGATGTCAATGGTGACAATGTTGCACCTGTCTACAAGTTTCTGAAGTCCAGCAAAGGCAGTCTCTTCGGAGACAACATCAAGTGGAACTTCTCCAAGTTCTTGGTGGACAAGGAGGGGCGTGTTGTGGATCGCTACGCGCCAACCACCTCCCCCCTCAGCATCGAG CTTATTGGGTGTGACTTCACTTGCTTGTTGTATGATTCTGACTACTGCGGCAGGCAGCACTTACCCG ATTCTGGAGTTGATCCGGCTGCAGCTGGGTTGCAGAAAACTTCTGACGGGAAGCCCAAGATCCTTGATGTTATTGATTG TTGCCAATTTCTCTTGAATGATGTATTTGCCAACGAGTATGCTCTTAAATGTAGCACGGGTAGTGGTGATGTTGACACGTCCAAAGTGGTGAAAGCTGATGCTGACGGTGCTATAGTTGGTGCTTCAG GCGCTCGTTTGTCTGTAAATCCCTCATGGAAGAACCCTTCTCAAGAGTGGCGTGTTGGCTGCAAACTAGTATATGAACTCTTCACGGACACACTTATATCTCGATTGAAG aaagaaagaaaaaggaaatggGATGAAGAAAACCAAGAAGCGATATCCAGAGCTCTGAACCAGCTGAACGAGTTTGAAAAG AAGCATAGTAAGCCTGATGATGCTAAACTGAAAAAGGCTCAAGAAGACCTGCAAAACAGACTTGATTGCCTGAGGAAACAAGCAGAT GGTTATGATGACAGGGGACCTGTGATTGATGTTGTTGTATGGCATGATGGTGATGTGTGGAGGGTTGCAGTTGATACTCAGGGACTTGAGGATAAGAAAGATAGTGGAAAACTAGCAGATTTTGTTCCGTTGACAAACTACAG GATTGAGCGAAAGTTTGGGATTTTTAGCAAattagatgcttgctcttttgtaGCAAATGTGTATGATGATGGGAACCTTGTCAGCATAGTAACTGACTGCTCTCCGCATGCTACCCATGTTGCCGGCATTGCAGCTGCTTTTCATCCTGAA GAACCTTTGCTGAATGGAATTGCACCAGGGGCACAATTGATTTCTTGTAGAATAGGAGATACCCGCTTAGGATCAATGGAGACAGGGACAGGCTTGGTTAGGGCCTTGATAGCTGCAGTAGAG CACAAATGCGATCTGATTAATATGAGCTACGGTGAGCCTGCTCTTCTTCCTGACTATGGAAGATTCATTGATATTGTCAATGAG GTTGTCGACAAGCATCGTATTATATTTATTAGTAGTGCTGGAAACAACGGTCCGGCTTTAAACACTGTTGGTGCACCTGGCGGGACTAGTTCAAGCATTATTGGTATTGGTGCCTATGTCTCACCAGCTATGGCTGCTGGAGCCCACTGTGTCGTACAACCTCCGTCGGAGGGGATGGAGTACACATG GTCTAGTCGAGGTCCCACAGCTGATGGGGATCTTGGTGTCTCCATTAGCGCACCTGGTGGAGCAGTGGCCCCTGTGCCAACATGGACCCTTCAGTCTCGCATGCTCATGAATGGTACTTCCATGTCATCTCCTTCTGCCTGTGGTGGGGTTGCTCTCCTTGTTAGTGCCATGAAG GCTGAAGGCATTCCAGTAAGCCCTTATACTGTGAGGAAGGCAATCGAGAATACAGCTTCATCTATAAGTGATGCACCTGAGGAGAAACTGACAACAGGACATGGGCTTTTGCAAGTTGATAG GGCTTATGAATATGCGCGGCAAGCTAAGAAGTTGCCACTTGTTTCTTACAGAATCTCAATCAGTCAAGTAGGGAAGTCAA TTCCAAAACTAAGAGGAATATATCTACGTGGGAGTAATTCATGTCAACAAACGAGTGAG TGGACTGTTCAACTTAACCCAAAATTTCACGACGATGCGAGTAATTTGGAGCAATTGGTTCCATTTGAGGAGTGCCTGCAGCTGCATTCCACTGATAGCTCTGTTATTAATATTCCTGAGTATATATTGTTGACAAACAATGGGCGCAGTTTCAA CATTGTCGTCAATCCTGTTAATATCAGTAGTGGCCTTCACTACTATGAAGTTTATGGCATGGATTGCAGAGCACCATGGCGTGGACCCATTTTCCGAGTGCCAATCACAATAATTAAGCCTATTGCTCTATCAGGAGAGCCGCCAATATTGTTACTTTCCAAACTGTACTTCAAGTCAG GTCATATCGAAAGGAGGTTCATAAATGTGCCAATTGGGGCCTCGTGGGCGGAAGTTACCATGCGCACATCAGCCTTTGATACTCCTAGAAGGTTCTTTTTGGATACTGTTCAG ATGTGTCCACTGAAGCGACCTATCAAATGGGAGTCTGTTGTTACTTTCTCGTCACCATCTATCAAGAATTTCAGTTTTCCTGTTGAAGGTGGCTTAACTTTGGAATTGTCTATAGCCCAGTTCTGGTCTAGTGGAAATGCTAGCCATGAACCTACCTGTGTTGATTTCGAG ATTGTGTTTCATGGAATTTTCATTGATCAGAAAGTAATTGCCCTTGATGGTAGTGAGTCACCTATGCGTATTGTTGCTAGATCATTATTAGCATCAGAAAGGCTTGTTCCTGTTGCCACTCTGAACAAG ATCAAGATACCTTATCGACCAGTGGATTCTAACTTTTGTCCGCTTCCCACCAGCCGTGATAGATTACCCTCTGGCAAGCAAATTATTGCACTGACTTTGAC TTACAAATTCAAACTGGAGGACGGTGCTGAAGTAAAGCCCCATCTGCCCCTACTTAACAACAGAATATATGATAATAAGTTTGAGTCTCAGTTCTATAGAATTTCAGATTCAAATAAG TGTGTTTACTCTTCTGGTGATGTCTATCCTAGTTATGTCAAACTTCCAAAAGGTGAATACACACTGCAATTGTACATAAG GCATGAAAATGTGCAAATCTTGGAGAAGCTGAAGCAATTGGTTCTATTTATTGAGAGAAAACTAGAGAAGAAG GATTGCATTCAATTAAGTTTCTACTCTGAACCTGATGGTCCTATAACTGGAAATGCCGCCTTCAAGTCCTCTGTTTTAGTTCCCGG AGAACCTGAAGCATTCTATGTGGGTCCACCATCTAGAGAAAAACTTCCGAAG GGTGCTCCACCTGGGTCTGTTTTAGTTGGCTCCATAACCTATGGTATAGTAAGCTCATTCAACAAGAAAGATGAACAGCATGCTCCAGCATCTTATAGCATTTTGTGTATCATTCCACCATCAAAG GTTGATGATACTAAAGAAAAGGGGGTTTCAGTTGAAACAGAGAAGAGTATTTCTGAGAGGTTAAATGATGAG GTTCGAGACACCAAGATAAAGTTCCTTTCGGGCCTTAAACAAGACAATGAGGACAACAAGTCTGCCTGGACTGAGCTTGTCGCTTCTCTTAAG TCTGAGTATCCAAAATATACACCTTTGCTTGCCAAAATTTTGGAATGTGTACATCAGGAATCAACCTCTGATGATAAAATTAGCCATCACAAAGAG GTTATTGTTGCAGCTGATGAGGTCGTGGACAGTATTGACAAAGAGCAACTAGCAAAACTTTTGGTTTTAAAACCCGATCCTGAGGATGAAGAATCACAG AAAACTAAGAAAAAAATGGAAGAAACACGAGACCAGCTAGCAGATGCACTATACCAAAAAGGTCTTGCACTGGCAGAGATTGAGTCGTTAAAG CCTGATGAGTCAACCGAGGCATCTGCTAAAGATGTTTTTGAGGAGAATTACAAAGAATTAATTAAATGGGTTGATGCCAAATCTACAAAATACGGCACTCTGACCGTTCTACGTGAGAGGCGCTGTGGAAGATGTGGCACGGCACTCAAG GTTCTAAACGACATGATTCAAGAGGACTCTGAGCAACCAAAGAAGAAGTTATATGATCTGAAGATCCAGCTGATTGAGGAGATAGGATGGGCACATGTATCGGCTTATGAAAAGCAGTGGATGCATGTCCGCTTTCCCCCATCTCTGCCTCCCTTTTAA
- the LOC123127922 gene encoding tripeptidyl-peptidase 2 isoform X1, producing the protein MWLGSCAGSATAAAAALHKPVAHPRPLLRVSACSSTPAPLHANAHPSVAAGPTRGPGPSASVAPTAMPSSSSAPTTPPPAEETTAAAAAGGFRLTEPSFLESLMPKKETGVDRFLAAHPEYDGRGSLIAIFDSGVDPAAAGLQKTSDGKPKILDVIDCTGSGDVDTSKVVKADADGAIVGASGARLSVNPSWKNPSQEWRVGCKLVYELFTDTLISRLKKERKRKWDEENQEAISRALNQLNEFEKKHSKPDDAKLKKAQEDLQNRLDCLRKQADGYDDRGPVIDVVVWHDGDVWRVAVDTQGLEDKKDSGKLADFVPLTNYRIERKFGIFSKLDACSFVANVYDDGNLVSIVTDCSPHATHVAGIAAAFHPEEPLLNGIAPGAQLISCRIGDTRLGSMETGTGLVRALIAAVEHKCDLINMSYGEPALLPDYGRFIDIVNEVVDKHRIIFISSAGNNGPALNTVGAPGGTSSSIIGIGAYVSPAMAAGAHCVVQPPSEGMEYTWSSRGPTADGDLGVSISAPGGAVAPVPTWTLQSRMLMNGTSMSSPSACGGVALLVSAMKAEGIPVSPYTVRKAIENTASSISDAPEEKLTTGHGLLQVDRAYEYARQAKKLPLVSYRISISQVGKSIPKLRGIYLRGSNSCQQTSEWTVQLNPKFHDDASNLEQLVPFEECLQLHSTDSSVINIPEYILLTNNGRSFNIVVNPVNISSGLHYYEVYGMDCRAPWRGPIFRVPITIIKPIALSGEPPILLLSKLYFKSGHIERRFINVPIGASWAEVTMRTSAFDTPRRFFLDTVQMCPLKRPIKWESVVTFSSPSIKNFSFPVEGGLTLELSIAQFWSSGNASHEPTCVDFEIVFHGIFIDQKVIALDGSESPMRIVARSLLASERLVPVATLNKIKIPYRPVDSNFCPLPTSRDRLPSGKQIIALTLTYKFKLEDGAEVKPHLPLLNNRIYDNKFESQFYRISDSNKCVYSSGDVYPSYVKLPKGEYTLQLYIRHENVQILEKLKQLVLFIERKLEKKDCIQLSFYSEPDGPITGNAAFKSSVLVPGEPEAFYVGPPSREKLPKGAPPGSVLVGSITYGIVSSFNKKDEQHAPASYSILCIIPPSKVDDTKEKGVSVETEKSISERLNDEVRDTKIKFLSGLKQDNEDNKSAWTELVASLKSEYPKYTPLLAKILECVHQESTSDDKISHHKEVIVAADEVVDSIDKEQLAKLLVLKPDPEDEESQKTKKKMEETRDQLADALYQKGLALAEIESLKPDESTEASAKDVFEENYKELIKWVDAKSTKYGTLTVLRERRCGRCGTALKVLNDMIQEDSEQPKKKLYDLKIQLIEEIGWAHVSAYEKQWMHVRFPPSLPPF; encoded by the exons ATGTGGCTCGGGAGCTGCGCAGGCAGCGCgaccgcagccgcagccgcgctaCATAAACCCGTCGCCCACCCGCGGCCCCTCCTCAGAGTCTCCGCCTGTTCCTCCACCCCCGCACCGCTCCACGCCAACGCCCACCCCTCCGTCGCGGCTGGTCCGACCCGGGGCCCGGGCCCCAGCGCAAGCGTCGCGCCCACCGCGATGCCGTCTTCCTCCTCCgcgccgacgacgccgccgcccgccgaggagacgaccgccgccgccgcagccggcgGGTTCCGCCTCACCGAGCCCTCCTTCCTCGAGTCGCTCATGCCGAAGAAGGAGACCGGCGTTGACCGCTTCCTCGCCGCGCACCCCGAGTACGACGGCCGCGGCTCGCTCATCGCCATCTTCG ATTCTGGAGTTGATCCGGCTGCAGCTGGGTTGCAGAAAACTTCTGACGGGAAGCCCAAGATCCTTGATGTTATTGATTG CACGGGTAGTGGTGATGTTGACACGTCCAAAGTGGTGAAAGCTGATGCTGACGGTGCTATAGTTGGTGCTTCAG GCGCTCGTTTGTCTGTAAATCCCTCATGGAAGAACCCTTCTCAAGAGTGGCGTGTTGGCTGCAAACTAGTATATGAACTCTTCACGGACACACTTATATCTCGATTGAAG aaagaaagaaaaaggaaatggGATGAAGAAAACCAAGAAGCGATATCCAGAGCTCTGAACCAGCTGAACGAGTTTGAAAAG AAGCATAGTAAGCCTGATGATGCTAAACTGAAAAAGGCTCAAGAAGACCTGCAAAACAGACTTGATTGCCTGAGGAAACAAGCAGAT GGTTATGATGACAGGGGACCTGTGATTGATGTTGTTGTATGGCATGATGGTGATGTGTGGAGGGTTGCAGTTGATACTCAGGGACTTGAGGATAAGAAAGATAGTGGAAAACTAGCAGATTTTGTTCCGTTGACAAACTACAG GATTGAGCGAAAGTTTGGGATTTTTAGCAAattagatgcttgctcttttgtaGCAAATGTGTATGATGATGGGAACCTTGTCAGCATAGTAACTGACTGCTCTCCGCATGCTACCCATGTTGCCGGCATTGCAGCTGCTTTTCATCCTGAA GAACCTTTGCTGAATGGAATTGCACCAGGGGCACAATTGATTTCTTGTAGAATAGGAGATACCCGCTTAGGATCAATGGAGACAGGGACAGGCTTGGTTAGGGCCTTGATAGCTGCAGTAGAG CACAAATGCGATCTGATTAATATGAGCTACGGTGAGCCTGCTCTTCTTCCTGACTATGGAAGATTCATTGATATTGTCAATGAG GTTGTCGACAAGCATCGTATTATATTTATTAGTAGTGCTGGAAACAACGGTCCGGCTTTAAACACTGTTGGTGCACCTGGCGGGACTAGTTCAAGCATTATTGGTATTGGTGCCTATGTCTCACCAGCTATGGCTGCTGGAGCCCACTGTGTCGTACAACCTCCGTCGGAGGGGATGGAGTACACATG GTCTAGTCGAGGTCCCACAGCTGATGGGGATCTTGGTGTCTCCATTAGCGCACCTGGTGGAGCAGTGGCCCCTGTGCCAACATGGACCCTTCAGTCTCGCATGCTCATGAATGGTACTTCCATGTCATCTCCTTCTGCCTGTGGTGGGGTTGCTCTCCTTGTTAGTGCCATGAAG GCTGAAGGCATTCCAGTAAGCCCTTATACTGTGAGGAAGGCAATCGAGAATACAGCTTCATCTATAAGTGATGCACCTGAGGAGAAACTGACAACAGGACATGGGCTTTTGCAAGTTGATAG GGCTTATGAATATGCGCGGCAAGCTAAGAAGTTGCCACTTGTTTCTTACAGAATCTCAATCAGTCAAGTAGGGAAGTCAA TTCCAAAACTAAGAGGAATATATCTACGTGGGAGTAATTCATGTCAACAAACGAGTGAG TGGACTGTTCAACTTAACCCAAAATTTCACGACGATGCGAGTAATTTGGAGCAATTGGTTCCATTTGAGGAGTGCCTGCAGCTGCATTCCACTGATAGCTCTGTTATTAATATTCCTGAGTATATATTGTTGACAAACAATGGGCGCAGTTTCAA CATTGTCGTCAATCCTGTTAATATCAGTAGTGGCCTTCACTACTATGAAGTTTATGGCATGGATTGCAGAGCACCATGGCGTGGACCCATTTTCCGAGTGCCAATCACAATAATTAAGCCTATTGCTCTATCAGGAGAGCCGCCAATATTGTTACTTTCCAAACTGTACTTCAAGTCAG GTCATATCGAAAGGAGGTTCATAAATGTGCCAATTGGGGCCTCGTGGGCGGAAGTTACCATGCGCACATCAGCCTTTGATACTCCTAGAAGGTTCTTTTTGGATACTGTTCAG ATGTGTCCACTGAAGCGACCTATCAAATGGGAGTCTGTTGTTACTTTCTCGTCACCATCTATCAAGAATTTCAGTTTTCCTGTTGAAGGTGGCTTAACTTTGGAATTGTCTATAGCCCAGTTCTGGTCTAGTGGAAATGCTAGCCATGAACCTACCTGTGTTGATTTCGAG ATTGTGTTTCATGGAATTTTCATTGATCAGAAAGTAATTGCCCTTGATGGTAGTGAGTCACCTATGCGTATTGTTGCTAGATCATTATTAGCATCAGAAAGGCTTGTTCCTGTTGCCACTCTGAACAAG ATCAAGATACCTTATCGACCAGTGGATTCTAACTTTTGTCCGCTTCCCACCAGCCGTGATAGATTACCCTCTGGCAAGCAAATTATTGCACTGACTTTGAC TTACAAATTCAAACTGGAGGACGGTGCTGAAGTAAAGCCCCATCTGCCCCTACTTAACAACAGAATATATGATAATAAGTTTGAGTCTCAGTTCTATAGAATTTCAGATTCAAATAAG TGTGTTTACTCTTCTGGTGATGTCTATCCTAGTTATGTCAAACTTCCAAAAGGTGAATACACACTGCAATTGTACATAAG GCATGAAAATGTGCAAATCTTGGAGAAGCTGAAGCAATTGGTTCTATTTATTGAGAGAAAACTAGAGAAGAAG GATTGCATTCAATTAAGTTTCTACTCTGAACCTGATGGTCCTATAACTGGAAATGCCGCCTTCAAGTCCTCTGTTTTAGTTCCCGG AGAACCTGAAGCATTCTATGTGGGTCCACCATCTAGAGAAAAACTTCCGAAG GGTGCTCCACCTGGGTCTGTTTTAGTTGGCTCCATAACCTATGGTATAGTAAGCTCATTCAACAAGAAAGATGAACAGCATGCTCCAGCATCTTATAGCATTTTGTGTATCATTCCACCATCAAAG GTTGATGATACTAAAGAAAAGGGGGTTTCAGTTGAAACAGAGAAGAGTATTTCTGAGAGGTTAAATGATGAG GTTCGAGACACCAAGATAAAGTTCCTTTCGGGCCTTAAACAAGACAATGAGGACAACAAGTCTGCCTGGACTGAGCTTGTCGCTTCTCTTAAG TCTGAGTATCCAAAATATACACCTTTGCTTGCCAAAATTTTGGAATGTGTACATCAGGAATCAACCTCTGATGATAAAATTAGCCATCACAAAGAG GTTATTGTTGCAGCTGATGAGGTCGTGGACAGTATTGACAAAGAGCAACTAGCAAAACTTTTGGTTTTAAAACCCGATCCTGAGGATGAAGAATCACAG AAAACTAAGAAAAAAATGGAAGAAACACGAGACCAGCTAGCAGATGCACTATACCAAAAAGGTCTTGCACTGGCAGAGATTGAGTCGTTAAAG CCTGATGAGTCAACCGAGGCATCTGCTAAAGATGTTTTTGAGGAGAATTACAAAGAATTAATTAAATGGGTTGATGCCAAATCTACAAAATACGGCACTCTGACCGTTCTACGTGAGAGGCGCTGTGGAAGATGTGGCACGGCACTCAAG GTTCTAAACGACATGATTCAAGAGGACTCTGAGCAACCAAAGAAGAAGTTATATGATCTGAAGATCCAGCTGATTGAGGAGATAGGATGGGCACATGTATCGGCTTATGAAAAGCAGTGGATGCATGTCCGCTTTCCCCCATCTCTGCCTCCCTTTTAA